The DNA region TTGTAGAGAAATGATGGTCTGCCGGTGACCGACCGAGACTGTATGAATGGTCACGCCGTCAGCGGACGAGCCAATGATTAAACCCAGCAATATTCGTGTTCATCGCCGGACCGCTTTGTTCGATGAAAGGCCGGCGGAAAACCATCCGGCGACGAGAAGACAGATTGCTATCGCGATTGCTGCGACGCTGTACGCCCGGCCGATGGAATCGACGTCCGTTGCAGACCCCAAAATCGAGAAGAACAACCCGCCGACGACTGCCGCCGCGAATGCACCGCCAATCTGAAGCATCGAGTTGACGAGGCCGGAGGCCAATCCGGACTCTGTTCTGCCGACCCGTTGCACGACACTTTTCAAAAGGTTTGGAAGCGCGATCCCCTGCCCCATCCCGATGAGAAAGAGCGCAGGAAAGAGGAATTGCGCATGATCACTTGAGATCAGGGCCGCTGTTGCAAACAAGCCGCCAGCTTGCAGCCCCATGCCAACGGCAGCGGAATATCTTCCGAAGACGCTGAGGATGCGCTCGCTTGCGAAAGGGCCAAGGACAAAACCGACTGCCGCGGGAAGGATCGCCAGCCCGGCCTCGAAAGGTGTGCGACCAAGGCCGCTCTGCTCGTATACCGAGAATACCAGCCAGAATGCTGCGAGCGAATAGAAAAATAGGGCAGCTATCAGCCCGCGCTTCAATCCCGGAACTTCAAGCAGGCTCGGTGCAAGGATGGGATCTCCTCCCGCCGCCTCCAGGTTTCGCTCATGGCGCCAGAATAGCAGAAAAAGCAGCGGGGAAGCGGCAAGCATCAGAAGCAACCAGATCGGCCACCCCTGCTCCCGGCCCTCGATCAGCGGCGCGATCAGTGCAAAAAGCGCCAGCGCAATCAGCAATGCTCCGCCCAGATCCAGTTTGCTTGGGTGCTCCGATCGGGTTTCGCGCAACATGATAGAGGCGGAGGGCGCGGCGATCGCGATCACCGGAAGGTTGATCAGAAAGATGGCCCTCCATCCAAGACCGAAGATATTCAGTGCAATCAGCGCTCCACCGAGAAACAGACCAGCCATCGATGCGACACCGAATGTCAGGGCGTAAAAGCTGAGCGCCTTTGATTTTTCGTGGTCTGGGAAAATTGCATTTATTGACGCCAGAGCCTGCGGTGCCATGATTGCCGCAGCAAAGCCTTGAAGGACCCGGCCGACGATCAGCACCGATGGAGACCAGGCAAATCCGCATAAGGCGGATGCGGCGGCAAACGCTACCATTCCAGAGAGAAAGACATTCCGGCGACCATAGAGATCTCCAAGCCTGCCACCGGTGATCAGCATGACCGCATAGGTGGTGGCGTAGCCTGAGATAATCAGCTGCATTGTCGATGCAGAAGCCCGGAAGTCGTCCCGGATCGAGGGCAGCGCCACGTTGACGATGAAGAAATCGAGTGGCGGCAAAAAAGCCCCGGCCAACAGGATGACCAGCGCGACCCATCTGCGCGGATCGAGCTTGTCTTCGGGGTTGCAGGAACGTTCCACATTTATCTCCTTGAAGTCCGTAAACGTCCGCCGAAAAGCGGTCGCAACGACAGTATTTAGGAACCATTCAGTTCCAAATTGAAGTCAGTCAAGCGCCTTTAGGGCAAAGTCGATCATGGCCCTCGTCTCCTCGCGATCCGCTCCTACCTTGCCCAGGACCCGCATGCCCTGGATCTGGCAGACGAGGAACCTCGCAAGTGTCCGCTCGTCCAACGCGGGATCAATTTCGCCTGCAGCTTGAGCCCTGATAATCGTGGCTGCATAAAGGTCCTGCAGTCGTCGAAACAGGCGGGAAATTCGAGCTGAAACTTCTTCATCTGCTGGAAGCATCTCGACAGCTGCCAAGACAACAAAACATCCGCGCAATCCCTCTTTGCCGGAAGAAAAGTGAACCTGCTGCGAAAATGCTGCGCGAATTGCGCCTTTTGGCGATGGGTTGGAATGCAGCGTTTCGCCCACCGTGCGAACGGCATCCTCGATATAGGCGTCAAGAGCACTGAGATAGACGCCCCGCTTGTCTACAAAAGCTTTATAGAAACTGCCTCTGGACAGATCCATGCCTTCGAGCAGGTCGGGAAGAGACGCATCGTGATATCCACGTTCCCAGAATACGCCCATCGCCTTGCGAACTGCATCATCGAGTTCAAATTCGCGAGGGCGACCAACGGAGGGGGATGTCTGAGTGCGTTTGTCCATGCGGGCTATATGGAACCATTTGGTTCCGAATGCAAGGGATATTTTCGGAACTTCAGGGGGGACACGGCTGGATGAAACTGGAAACAATGGTCTGAGCAGCCGAGGCCAGCGATCCTGAAGAAACAAGTCCCTGCTCCCCGGAAATCAATCAGTCGAGGCGACATCGATGCCGTCAGCAACGCCATCGAGCTGCCCTGGGAGCAACGGACAGGCCGAGGGCCAGATCGACCGCCTCAAGCCCTTCAAGCGCGCAATGTATGGTCGGGCAGGTGCCGAGGGCCGAATGCTACCACCCTCCACACAAAGTGAGGAACAACCCGGTTAACGCAACGACATGAGCCCGTTCTGCGAACGAGCATGAAGTGGCGCCAAGGTTTCAGTGTGCGGCGCCTGGTTCCTCGTGTGCCCTCACGATGGCGTCCGCTTCCTTGCCGTATAGCTCCTCGAAGTGGTCGAAGGTCTTGGAAAAGTAACCAATGCCCTGCGTCGCCGAGCGCAGCGCCCGCGCCAGATCGTCGAGTGCGCCGCCTGGAACAAGTGCCCGGAAGATGTCCCATCCCTTGGAGGTTTCATCCCGGTCGAAGCCGAGAACCTGACCCTTGAGAGCGGAGACGATCTGGACGAGGCTGCCGGAATAGATCGACGGGATGTGAATTTCGCTGCGGAAGACCGGTTGCATCAAAACCGCCGATCCTTCGGAAAGCGCCTGCCGCACTCCCATTTTCGACGCAGTCCTGAAGGCGTGTTCCGAACTGTCGACGGCATGGTGCTGACCATCGAACAGCGTGACGCCGACATCGATGACCTGGAAGCCGAGCGGCCCTTTCTCCATCGCTTCGCGCGCGCCGGCTTCGACGGCAGGGATATAGTTGCGCGGAACGACGCCACCCTTGACGGTTTCGCTGAAGGTGAAGCCTCGGCCGCGCTCGTTGGGGCGAATGCTCAGCTTCACATCCGCGAATTGGCCGGCGCCGCCGGTCTGTTTGCGATGCCGGTAGTGAACCTCGGAGGGCTTCGCGATCGTCTCGCGGTAGATCGGACTGGGCGTTCGATCGGTTACCTCGATGTGGAAGACCTCGGACAGGGTTCGGCAGAGATCCCGCAGATGGACCGGGCCCTGGGCGCGGACGAGCTGGGCGCCCGTGCCTTCCTCCTGCAAAACGACAAGACCGCGATCCGTCTCGGAAAGTTTTGCCAGCGTTTCGGAGAGCTTGTTTTCATCGCGGTCGCTGCCCGGGACCAGGATCCTTTCAAGCATCGGCGTCGGTGGCTCGGTCCATTCGGGCGGGGCGATCGTCGCGTCTGATGTCAATAGCGACGGGACCGGCAAGTGGTCGGATTTGACCGTCGCGAAGACATCCCCCGGTGCAGGCGTGATCGCCGAGCTGGACCGTCCGTTTGCAGGATCCTGCACGGCGCCGAGGCTGGAGCCGCCCAGTGATGCGCCTTGCCGCAGTCCCTCGCCAAACGCACGCACCAGCACCGTCTTGCCGATATTCTGACGATGATAGGCATGGAAGCTCACGGCGGTCAGCTTGTTTTCATCGACATTGACCGCACGTGCCAGGCGCTGTCGAAGCACCCCTACCGGCGGCGCCTCGTGGCGCAGCGCCTTCATCAGCCTCATCATGCCGTTGCCGTGGCTTGCGGCACCGATCAGGACCGGAATGACCCTGTTTTCGCTCAGAACCCGGGATGAAATGGCATAGAGGGCGTCGCTGGGCGGCTCGCGATCTTCGACCAGTTCCTCGAGAAGCCAGTCATCGAATTCGGACAGGTGTTCCAGCAGCTCGCTGCGCGCTTCGTGCTCGCGCTCGGCAGCGCTTTCGGGGATTGCGATCAGCGCCGAAGTCTGGCCTTCGCGGTAGCGCCACGCCCGTTCCGAAATCAGATCGCAACTGCCGATGACCCTGTCTCCCTCGCGGATCGGGATCTGGCGAAGCAAAAGCGTGTGGTTGGCGTAGTCTTGAAGCGCGGCGATCACGTCCCTCAGCCGCCCTCTCGGTTCGTCCATCCGGTTGACGAAAAGGATGCACGGCGTCCCCGAGGCTTCGACGATCCGCAGATAGGGCGCGGCGAGCACAGCCTCCTCCGGTGCCGATGAAACGCACAGGATGCAGGCGTCGCTGGCAAGAAGCGCGTGTTGCACATGCGCCAAGGCTTCGTTCGGTCCTGGCGCATCAAGCGCGCACCACGCCTCGTTTCCAAAGGTGAATTCCGTGAGGTTCAGTCCATAAGGGGAGCTGGATTTTCTCGGCGTTCCCTCCAGCGAGCCGAGCTTTTCCACGACTGTCGATTTTCCCGTCTGCGAGGGTCCAAGCACGGTAAAGCAGCGCATCGGCATTCCTCCAACTGCCATAAACACAATTCTCAGCCGTCA from Rhizobium sp. NLR16a includes:
- a CDS encoding MFS transporter; amino-acid sequence: MERSCNPEDKLDPRRWVALVILLAGAFLPPLDFFIVNVALPSIRDDFRASASTMQLIISGYATTYAVMLITGGRLGDLYGRRNVFLSGMVAFAAASALCGFAWSPSVLIVGRVLQGFAAAIMAPQALASINAIFPDHEKSKALSFYALTFGVASMAGLFLGGALIALNIFGLGWRAIFLINLPVIAIAAPSASIMLRETRSEHPSKLDLGGALLIALALFALIAPLIEGREQGWPIWLLLMLAASPLLFLLFWRHERNLEAAGGDPILAPSLLEVPGLKRGLIAALFFYSLAAFWLVFSVYEQSGLGRTPFEAGLAILPAAVGFVLGPFASERILSVFGRYSAAVGMGLQAGGLFATAALISSDHAQFLFPALFLIGMGQGIALPNLLKSVVQRVGRTESGLASGLVNSMLQIGGAFAAAVVGGLFFSILGSATDVDSIGRAYSVAAIAIAICLLVAGWFSAGLSSNKAVRR
- a CDS encoding TetR/AcrR family transcriptional regulator translates to MGVFWERGYHDASLPDLLEGMDLSRGSFYKAFVDKRGVYLSALDAYIEDAVRTVGETLHSNPSPKGAIRAAFSQQVHFSSGKEGLRGCFVVLAAVEMLPADEEVSARISRLFRRLQDLYAATIIRAQAAGEIDPALDERTLARFLVCQIQGMRVLGKVGADREETRAMIDFALKALD
- a CDS encoding elongation factor G, with protein sequence MRCFTVLGPSQTGKSTVVEKLGSLEGTPRKSSSPYGLNLTEFTFGNEAWCALDAPGPNEALAHVQHALLASDACILCVSSAPEEAVLAAPYLRIVEASGTPCILFVNRMDEPRGRLRDVIAALQDYANHTLLLRQIPIREGDRVIGSCDLISERAWRYREGQTSALIAIPESAAEREHEARSELLEHLSEFDDWLLEELVEDREPPSDALYAISSRVLSENRVIPVLIGAASHGNGMMRLMKALRHEAPPVGVLRQRLARAVNVDENKLTAVSFHAYHRQNIGKTVLVRAFGEGLRQGASLGGSSLGAVQDPANGRSSSAITPAPGDVFATVKSDHLPVPSLLTSDATIAPPEWTEPPTPMLERILVPGSDRDENKLSETLAKLSETDRGLVVLQEEGTGAQLVRAQGPVHLRDLCRTLSEVFHIEVTDRTPSPIYRETIAKPSEVHYRHRKQTGGAGQFADVKLSIRPNERGRGFTFSETVKGGVVPRNYIPAVEAGAREAMEKGPLGFQVIDVGVTLFDGQHHAVDSSEHAFRTASKMGVRQALSEGSAVLMQPVFRSEIHIPSIYSGSLVQIVSALKGQVLGFDRDETSKGWDIFRALVPGGALDDLARALRSATQGIGYFSKTFDHFEELYGKEADAIVRAHEEPGAAH